Below is a window of Yimella sp. cx-51 DNA.
TGCCAGGGGTGTCGACCGCGAAGAAGCGGCGTGCGGACTCAGCGCTTGGAGTACTGCGGAGCCTTACGGGCCTTCTTCAGACCAGCCTTCTTGCGCTCCGGGACGCGAGCGTCACGGGTCAGGAAGCCAGCCTTCTTCAGCGCGGGACGGTTGAGCTCTTCGTCGACACCGTTCAGCGAACGGGCAACGCCGAGACGAACGGCACCGGCCTGGCCGGAGGGGCCACCGCCGTGCACGCGGACGAGCACGTCATACGCGCCGTCCAGCTCGAGCAGGGTCAGCGGCTCGTTGACGATCTGCTGGTGCACCTTGTTGGGGAAGTAGTTCTCCAGGGTGCGACCGTTGATCTTCCACTCGCCGGTGCCCGGAACGATCCGGACGCGGGCGACGGCCTGCTTGCGGCGGCCGGTGCCGGCGCCGGGAGCGGACGCCGACGGGCGGCGGGTCGGCTCAGCCGAAACGGCTTCGGTGGACTCGCTGGTGTATTCGGACAGCTGGGGCTCGTCGGCCTCGAGGGCGTCGACGTCGATCTGGTCAGCCACGATTCTCCTTGAAAGCTATGTGGACCGCGGGCGCTTACTGCGCGACCTGGGTGATCTCGAACGGGACGGGCTGCTGAGCGGCGTGCGGGTGCTCGGCACCGGCGTAGACCTTCAGCTTGTCGAGCTGGTTGCGGCCCAACGTGGTCTTGGGGAGCATGCCGCGCACAGCCTTCTCGACCGCCTTGGCGGGGTCCTTGGCCATGAGCTCGGTGTAGGACATCGACTTCAGACCGCCCGGGAAACCGGAGTGGCGGTAGGCCCGCTTCTTCTCCAGCTTGGCACCGGTCAACGCGACCTTGTCGGCGTTGATGATGATGACGAAATCACCGGTGTCGATGTGCGGGGCGAACGTCGGCTTGTGCTTGCCGCGCAGCAGCGTCGCGGTCTGCGACGCGAGGCGGCCGAGCACGACGTCGGTGGCGTCGATGACGTGCCACTTGCGGTCGGCCTGAGCGCCAACGGTCGTGGGCGTGTAGGTACGCACTCGTCTTCCTTACTGATCAAGTTCGTTGCGGAGCGCCCGGTGGGACGTCCGGCCCGGCAGCGCACGGCTGTAGGCAACTGTTCAAGGGTAGTTGCGGGCAGCCAACGTCTCCAAATCGTTCAATTCCGTTACACTCCAACCGAATTGGACGCAGACCGCTACTCGCATCAGTCAGCCCTGAGCAAGATCGCACAACTATTGTGCGAATACTCCGGGCATGGCCACGCGGAACGGCACGGCACCCGAGCGGGCACCGTGCCGTTCCAGTTCGCGCAGGTCAGAAGCTGTAGGTCCAGCTACCACCGACGACTTCCACGACGTGCGTCGTACGAGCAGTGACGCAGCCGTTCGCGTCGGTCGTGTCGGTGTTGTAGGTGTAAGTGGTGTTCGGGGTGGAGATCGTGACGGAGTAGCGCATCGCAGCCGAGCCTTCGAAGTCGGTCCCGATGGTGGAGCCCGACCACGTTCCGAGCAGTTCAGCACCCGGGCGCGAGTGGGGAGTTCAGGGTGGCTGTGCCGACTACGTCCTGCCCGACAAACGCATGACTGGGCTGGACGACGCTGAACTGGCCCGCCAGGGCCGGGGTCGAGGTGGTCGAGATGTACGACTGGAAGCCCGGGGTGATTCCGGCCGAGGACGGGGGCGTGGTCAGGTGGTAGGTGATCGTGAAGGTGAAGCCCGTCGGGAGCGCGTAAGGAGTGGCGTTAGGCCATGCGGACCAAGCCGTTGACGGTCAAGATCCACCTGAAGAACATCCGCGCACGGATGGGTGCCCAAGGCAACTCGCAACAACAATTCGCACAGTGGTTGATCGACCTTGACCCCACCCTCGCCGCTCCGCCGGATCAGAGCGAGCGCACCTGACGAGCTTGTTCGGCGCGCCTGGCGAGGTGCTCGTCGTCGGGATAAGTCACTTCTTCGAGGCTGAGTCCGTGCGCAGGCATGACGGCAACGCCGGGATCACGCACTCGCCCTCGCAGCACGTCCGATGTCCACTCCGGCTCGCGCTTTCCCTCCCCCACCGGCACAACTCCCCCGACCAACGCCCGCACCATCGAGTGACAGAATGCGTCGGCGACAACTGTGCCGAGCAGCACGCCGTCGTGGTCACGCACCCACTCGTAACGAAGGAGGGTGCGCACCGTCGTCGCACCTTCCCGTTTCTTGCAAAATGCGGCGAAGTCGTTGAGCCCCAACAGCCCTGACGCTGCTTGATTCATGACGTCGACGTCCAGATGCTGTTTCAGGAAGACGGTGTCATGCCGACGCAGCGGGTCACACAGCGACTCGGCATCTGCGATTCGGTAGAGGTAGCGGCGCGACGTGGCCGAGAAGCGGGCATCGAAACCGTCCGCTGCGCGGCGGACATCGTGCACGACGATGTCGGCGGGCAGCACACCGTTCAGGCGCGTCACAGCGGCCTGTTCGGGAAGGCGATCGGATCGCCCGGGCAGGGCAGCGAGCGCCTCCGCGGTCAGGTCGAGATGGCACACGCCACCGCGGGCATGGACGCCGGCATCGGTGCGGCCGGCCACGGTCAGCTTCGGCGGATTGGCGCTCAGGATCGTGGCCCACGCGTTGCTCAACTCGGCTTCGACCGTGCGACGTCCCGGCTGGGCAGCCCAGCCCGAGAAGTCGGTGCCGTCGTAACCGAAGTCCACTCGCAGTCGCACTCCCGCAGGCTAGTGCAGCCGATCAGAACGGAGCCGCCGCGATCCAGTCGTACAACTGGGAGAACGACAGTTCGCCCTTGTTGCTGCCCACCTGGAAGAGGTAGTTGCTTCGATCGGCGGCGGTATAGCGCACCAGCACCCACGCACCGTCGACCGGATCCTGCAGGCTGGAAACGGTGAGCTTTCCGGCGTGCGCGGGCACTGGGAGGCCGACCGGCGAGCCCAGTTCCTTGTACGTGCTCTCCGCCCCGCCGCTGGAATAGGCCAGCAGGTCGACGGTGACCGTCGGCTTGTCGAATCCTGATTCTCTTGCGCTGCAACGGAATCGATAGTCGTACTGCACCGACCTGCTGGTGATCTGTTCGGTGGTCGGGGCGCACACCATGTTCTGGTAGCCGCGGCCGGTCGCGGACTGCGGTAGGAGACGTGGCCAGAGCGCCAGCGCAGGCGCTGCCCTCGTCCACAGTGCGCGTTCGGAATCGACGCTCGAGGTGGATGTGGTCGCTGAACCTGTGGCCTCGGTGACCGTGGATCGGTTGTTGCCCAGCACCAACCACCCCGCGAGCAACGCCAGCCCGATCACCACCGCGGCGACCGACACGAGCAC
It encodes the following:
- the truA gene encoding tRNA pseudouridine(38-40) synthase TruA, with amino-acid sequence MRLRVDFGYDGTDFSGWAAQPGRRTVEAELSNAWATILSANPPKLTVAGRTDAGVHARGGVCHLDLTAEALAALPGRSDRLPEQAAVTRLNGVLPADIVVHDVRRAADGFDARFSATSRRYLYRIADAESLCDPLRRHDTVFLKQHLDVDVMNQAASGLLGLNDFAAFCKKREGATTVRTLLRYEWVRDHDGVLLGTVVADAFCHSMVRALVGGVVPVGEGKREPEWTSDVLRGRVRDPGVAVMPAHGLSLEEVTYPDDEHLARRAEQARQVRSL
- the rpsI gene encoding 30S ribosomal protein S9, whose product is MADQIDVDALEADEPQLSEYTSESTEAVSAEPTRRPSASAPGAGTGRRKQAVARVRIVPGTGEWKINGRTLENYFPNKVHQQIVNEPLTLLELDGAYDVLVRVHGGGPSGQAGAVRLGVARSLNGVDEELNRPALKKAGFLTRDARVPERKKAGLKKARKAPQYSKR
- the rplM gene encoding 50S ribosomal protein L13, whose protein sequence is MRTYTPTTVGAQADRKWHVIDATDVVLGRLASQTATLLRGKHKPTFAPHIDTGDFVIIINADKVALTGAKLEKKRAYRHSGFPGGLKSMSYTELMAKDPAKAVEKAVRGMLPKTTLGRNQLDKLKVYAGAEHPHAAQQPVPFEITQVAQ